Proteins encoded within one genomic window of Nitrospina gracilis 3/211:
- a CDS encoding RluA family pseudouridine synthase, with the protein MEHFEYDIDSPCASKRLDVFLTEVQADISRSYIKKLIDSHRVKVNGSIAKSNYKVKTGDCVELTVPDPEPLDVRPEAISLDIVHEDASLIVVNKPAGMVVHPAPGHSTGTLVHALLHHCKDLSGIGGVERPGIVHRLDKDTSGLVLVAKTATAMENLLKQFQERQVKKVYLALVKGKVEPASGWIEAPIGRHRVHRKKMALSEGGRDAQTYYTVEKQYREYALVRAEPKTGRTHQIRIHLASIGHPILGDRLYGHLRGASVPRLDRQALHAHRLQVTHPESGEGCDWTVPFPEDLAKWVES; encoded by the coding sequence GTGGAACATTTTGAATACGACATCGACTCCCCCTGTGCTTCGAAACGACTGGATGTTTTTTTGACGGAAGTGCAGGCCGACATCAGCCGATCCTATATAAAAAAACTGATCGACTCTCACAGGGTAAAGGTCAACGGCTCCATTGCCAAGTCCAATTATAAAGTCAAAACGGGCGACTGCGTGGAATTGACGGTTCCCGACCCGGAACCGCTGGACGTCCGTCCGGAGGCTATTTCGCTGGACATTGTGCACGAAGACGCGAGCCTGATCGTGGTGAACAAGCCGGCGGGTATGGTGGTCCATCCCGCTCCCGGCCATTCTACCGGTACGCTGGTCCATGCGTTGTTGCATCATTGCAAGGACCTTTCCGGCATTGGCGGGGTGGAGCGTCCGGGCATCGTGCACCGGCTGGACAAGGACACCTCGGGACTTGTGCTGGTGGCGAAAACCGCGACTGCAATGGAGAATCTGCTAAAGCAGTTCCAGGAAAGGCAGGTGAAAAAGGTGTACCTGGCGCTCGTGAAGGGGAAGGTCGAGCCGGCATCGGGTTGGATCGAGGCCCCCATTGGACGGCACCGGGTGCATCGCAAGAAAATGGCATTGAGTGAAGGAGGCCGGGACGCGCAAACTTACTACACCGTAGAAAAACAATACCGGGAGTACGCGCTGGTGCGTGCTGAACCCAAAACAGGCCGCACTCACCAGATCCGAATACACCTTGCATCTATCGGTCATCCTATCCTTGGAGACCGTTTGTACGGTCATTTGCGCGGCGCTTCGGTGCCGCGTCTGGACCGGCAGGCGCTTCATGCCCACCGCCTGCAAGTGACCCATCCGGAGTCCGGGGAGGGTTGTGACTGGACGGTACCATTCCCGGAAGACCTGGCGAAGTGGGTGGAGTCCTGA
- a CDS encoding Rne/Rng family ribonuclease, which produces MASEIIINSNQREIRVALVENHQLVEIFVEHKAKRGIVGNVYKGVVTKILPGMQVAFVDIGLEKAGFLYVGDIDAGDLLDDGEKPNQVDINEDKDGHEEGETVSPTRSMDHIPIQDLLREGQEIMVQVAKNPLGTKGARITSYITLAGRHIVYMPTVDQVCVSRRIENEDEKERLKAIISEIGRPGEGYIIRTAGQGRQKVDFETDIQFLHKLGDNLKVRVETEPAPSLLYEDLNLIFRSIRDLFNEDVQRLVIDSKSDYEKCIEFCSNYLPELVDKIELYKESVPIFDYFGIEIEINRALGRKIWLKSGGFITIDQTEALVAIDVNTGKFVGHSDPEETILKTNLEAVKEIVYQLRLRNIGGIIIVDFIDMSREESKEIVWSALQQELRFDRSRTNILKISELGLVEMTRKRVRGSLSQTLCDPCPYCEGKGHIKSPATVCYEIIRALQRMVGNHLTPKNITIEVPPAVYDLLFEEETSYIDELEKFYGIEVNIKVNQKLHQEKYNIIT; this is translated from the coding sequence ATGGCATCCGAAATCATCATCAATTCCAATCAGCGGGAAATCCGTGTGGCCTTGGTGGAAAACCACCAGCTTGTGGAGATTTTCGTCGAACACAAGGCGAAGCGCGGCATCGTCGGCAACGTCTATAAAGGCGTGGTCACCAAGATCCTGCCCGGCATGCAGGTGGCCTTCGTGGACATCGGCCTGGAGAAGGCCGGGTTTCTTTACGTGGGCGACATCGACGCGGGTGACCTTCTCGACGACGGTGAAAAACCCAACCAGGTGGACATCAACGAGGACAAGGATGGGCACGAGGAAGGAGAAACCGTGTCCCCCACCCGTTCGATGGACCACATTCCCATTCAGGACCTGCTGCGTGAAGGCCAGGAAATCATGGTCCAGGTGGCAAAAAACCCGCTTGGTACCAAGGGCGCGCGCATCACCTCATACATCACCCTGGCCGGTCGGCATATTGTCTATATGCCCACGGTGGACCAGGTGTGCGTGTCCCGGCGCATCGAAAATGAGGATGAAAAAGAAAGGCTGAAAGCCATCATCAGTGAAATCGGCCGCCCGGGTGAAGGCTACATCATCCGCACCGCCGGTCAGGGCCGGCAAAAGGTGGATTTCGAAACCGATATCCAGTTTCTGCACAAGCTGGGTGACAATCTGAAAGTCCGTGTGGAAACGGAACCGGCGCCCAGCCTGTTGTACGAAGACCTCAACCTCATCTTCCGCTCCATCCGAGACCTGTTCAACGAGGACGTGCAGAGACTGGTCATCGATTCCAAATCCGATTACGAAAAGTGCATCGAGTTCTGTTCGAATTACCTGCCGGAGCTGGTTGACAAGATCGAGCTGTACAAGGAATCGGTGCCCATATTTGACTACTTCGGCATCGAGATCGAGATCAACCGCGCGCTCGGCCGCAAGATCTGGCTCAAATCCGGCGGTTTCATCACCATCGACCAGACCGAAGCGCTGGTGGCCATCGACGTCAACACGGGCAAGTTTGTCGGCCACTCCGATCCGGAAGAGACCATCCTCAAGACCAATCTGGAGGCGGTCAAGGAGATCGTGTACCAGCTTCGCCTGCGCAACATCGGCGGCATCATCATCGTCGATTTCATCGACATGTCGCGAGAGGAAAGCAAGGAGATCGTGTGGAGCGCGCTGCAGCAGGAGTTGCGTTTCGACCGGTCGCGCACCAACATCCTGAAGATCTCCGAACTCGGCCTGGTCGAGATGACGCGCAAACGCGTGCGCGGCAGTCTCAGCCAGACGCTGTGCGATCCCTGCCCTTACTGCGAGGGCAAGGGCCACATCAAGTCGCCCGCCACGGTGTGTTACGAGATCATCCGTGCCCTGCAACGCATGGTGGGCAATCACCTCACCCCGAAAAACATCACCATCGAAGTCCCGCCCGCGGTATACGACCTGCTTTTTGAAGAGGAGACTTCCTACATCGACGAGCTGGAGAAGTTTTACGGGATCGAAGTCAATATCAAGGTCAACCAGAAACTGCATCAGGAAAAATACAACATCATCACCTGA
- the trmD gene encoding tRNA (guanosine(37)-N1)-methyltransferase TrmD yields MFASPFNESILKRAQEQGLVHIGVHDLREHTLDKHNRVDDYPFGGGAGMVMGVEPIDRAVQSVKQQSPNAHTILLSPSGRPFDQAKAWELSKKESLILVCGRYEGVDERVRECVVDEDLSVGDYVLSGGEIPAMVLVEAVSRLVPGVIGDETCLDEESFSQGLLEYPQYTRPRDYKGWTVPDVLTSGDHRKIRDWQKDEARKKTRLNRPDLLDDPPEGESE; encoded by the coding sequence ATGTTCGCCTCCCCGTTCAACGAAAGCATCCTCAAACGCGCGCAGGAACAGGGGCTGGTGCACATCGGCGTGCACGACCTGCGCGAACACACCCTCGACAAACACAACCGCGTGGACGACTACCCCTTCGGTGGAGGCGCGGGCATGGTGATGGGTGTGGAACCGATCGACCGCGCCGTGCAGTCCGTCAAGCAACAGTCGCCCAACGCCCACACCATTTTGCTCTCGCCTTCGGGCCGCCCGTTCGACCAGGCCAAGGCGTGGGAGCTGTCGAAAAAAGAATCCCTCATTCTCGTCTGCGGCCGTTACGAAGGCGTGGACGAACGCGTCCGCGAATGCGTGGTCGATGAAGACCTGTCAGTCGGCGACTACGTGCTCTCCGGCGGCGAGATTCCGGCAATGGTGCTGGTGGAGGCGGTGTCGCGCCTCGTGCCCGGCGTCATCGGTGATGAAACCTGTCTCGATGAGGAATCGTTCAGCCAGGGACTGCTCGAATACCCGCAGTACACAAGGCCGCGCGATTACAAGGGGTGGACCGTGCCGGACGTGCTGACCTCCGGCGACCACAGGAAAATCCGCGACTGGCAAAAAGACGAGGCCCGCAAAAAAACCCGGCTGAACCGCCCCGATCTTCTGGACGACCCTCCGGAAGGCGAATCCGAATAA
- the rodA gene encoding rod shape-determining protein RodA codes for MMDRRLLSHFNLWYFLLILVIAGIGVITIHSANHTRVETFFRGLYLKQIYWILVGLVAMFIAVVVDYRVWSRYAWLIYAGMVLALLYVLFFGKVSSGAQRWIHLGPLTLQVSEFAKYALIIILAKYFEEAKPQGQKYELKDLVVPFLLTAVLGGLIALQPDLGTALIIFFIFFVFVVAAEMEFRTLWRLGASVLILAPLTWFLMKGYQKQRVMTLFNPELDPLGAGYHTIQSKIAVGSGGFWGKGLYAGTQSRLNFLPEKHTDFIFSVYAEEMGFLGVMVLFTLFLILVLKGLNIAYRAADRFGVFLGLGIVAAISFYIIFNIGMTVGLFPVTGLPLPLMSYGGSSLITTFFALGLLLNIEMRRNIL; via the coding sequence ATGATGGACCGAAGGCTGCTCTCCCATTTCAATCTGTGGTATTTCCTGTTGATCCTGGTCATTGCCGGGATCGGCGTGATTACCATCCACAGTGCCAATCACACCCGGGTGGAAACTTTCTTCCGGGGCCTGTATCTCAAGCAGATTTACTGGATTCTGGTTGGCCTGGTGGCCATGTTCATTGCCGTGGTTGTGGACTACCGCGTATGGAGCCGGTACGCCTGGTTGATTTACGCAGGCATGGTGCTGGCCCTTTTATACGTTTTGTTTTTCGGTAAAGTCTCTTCCGGTGCCCAGCGGTGGATCCATTTGGGTCCCCTCACCTTGCAGGTCTCGGAGTTTGCGAAATACGCCCTCATCATCATCCTCGCCAAATATTTTGAAGAAGCCAAACCCCAGGGGCAAAAATACGAGTTGAAAGACCTGGTAGTGCCGTTTTTGTTGACCGCAGTGCTTGGGGGATTGATCGCCCTGCAGCCGGATCTCGGCACCGCCCTCATAATTTTCTTTATTTTCTTTGTGTTTGTGGTGGCCGCCGAAATGGAGTTTCGAACCCTTTGGCGGCTGGGGGCTTCGGTATTGATCCTCGCGCCGCTCACCTGGTTTTTGATGAAGGGCTACCAGAAGCAGAGGGTGATGACCCTGTTCAATCCAGAATTGGACCCGTTGGGTGCGGGTTACCATACCATCCAGTCGAAAATCGCGGTGGGCTCCGGGGGGTTCTGGGGCAAGGGGTTGTACGCGGGGACCCAGAGCCGTCTCAATTTTTTGCCTGAAAAGCACACGGACTTCATCTTTTCCGTTTATGCGGAGGAAATGGGATTTCTGGGAGTGATGGTCCTGTTCACGCTGTTCCTGATACTGGTGTTGAAAGGGCTCAACATTGCCTATCGAGCGGCGGACCGGTTTGGCGTGTTTCTTGGATTGGGCATTGTCGCGGCGATTTCGTTTTATATCATTTTCAACATCGGGATGACGGTGGGCCTGTTTCCCGTCACTGGCCTGCCATTACCGCTCATGAGTTACGGAGGTTCGTCGCTCATCACTACGTTTTTTGCGCTGGGATTGCTATTGAATATTGAAATGCGGCGAAATATCCTTTGA
- a CDS encoding type II toxin-antitoxin system HicB family antitoxin, with protein sequence MAFFMIGPLTTKEAKHYAFRCSPAIISVSIDTQLNTFVHKKSVSVMNPNVSFHLKLPIRVQKKETHFVAGSPVLDVWSQGENQDKAIQNAQEAIGLFLESCFDRGTLGDVLKGCGFISFSKGTLLLREDAPSNPEDFEADIEIPLAISQ encoded by the coding sequence ATGGCTTTTTTCATGATAGGCCCCCTGACCACCAAAGAGGCAAAACATTATGCGTTCCGATGCTCTCCGGCTATAATATCAGTATCAATTGATACCCAACTAAACACATTTGTTCATAAAAAGAGTGTGAGCGTCATGAACCCAAACGTCTCGTTTCATCTGAAATTACCGATTCGGGTACAAAAGAAGGAAACCCATTTTGTTGCGGGCAGTCCCGTTCTCGACGTGTGGTCACAGGGCGAAAATCAGGATAAGGCAATTCAAAACGCACAGGAAGCGATCGGTCTGTTCCTTGAGTCTTGTTTCGACCGCGGAACTCTGGGCGACGTTTTGAAAGGGTGCGGATTCATCTCATTTTCCAAAGGCACCCTGTTGTTGAGAGAGGACGCTCCTTCAAACCCCGAAGATTTTGAAGCAGACATTGAAATTCCTCTCGCCATTAGCCAATAA
- a CDS encoding SDR family oxidoreductase — protein MPTAIVTGAAVRIGKALACRLADRGYDLAVHHYHSQPDDVLAYAKSKGVKAKGYSVDLTDLAAAEKLIPDVLDDFPDVEVLINSAANFIQQNIEATTNETLTDTLHLNLMTPYLLMREYKRRVNRGLIVNILDERINKNIPTFAAYSVAKVALAHATHLAAVEWGDTVRVNGIAPGLILPPPGHGDEYLTRNAPYVPTKTHGQVEDIMHGLDYLLTSRFVNGEVLFIDGGESKARRSPQ, from the coding sequence ATGCCCACAGCCATCGTCACCGGAGCCGCCGTGCGCATCGGCAAAGCCCTGGCCTGCCGCCTGGCGGACCGGGGTTACGACCTCGCCGTGCACCACTACCATTCCCAACCGGACGACGTGCTCGCCTACGCAAAGTCGAAAGGGGTGAAGGCGAAGGGGTATTCCGTGGACCTCACCGACCTCGCCGCCGCGGAAAAACTGATCCCCGACGTGCTGGACGATTTTCCCGACGTCGAGGTGCTGATCAACTCCGCCGCCAATTTCATCCAGCAGAATATCGAGGCCACCACCAACGAAACGCTTACCGACACCCTGCACCTGAACCTGATGACACCGTATCTTTTGATGCGCGAGTACAAGCGTCGTGTCAACCGCGGCCTCATCGTCAACATCCTCGACGAACGCATCAACAAGAACATCCCCACCTTCGCGGCCTATTCCGTTGCCAAGGTGGCCCTCGCCCACGCCACGCACCTCGCCGCGGTGGAATGGGGGGACACGGTGCGCGTGAACGGCATCGCGCCCGGACTCATTCTGCCACCACCCGGCCACGGCGACGAATACCTCACCCGCAACGCGCCATACGTACCGACCAAAACCCATGGCCAGGTGGAGGACATCATGCACGGCCTCGATTACCTGCTCACCAGCCGCTTCGTCAACGGCGAGGTGCTGTTCATCGACGGCGGCGAATCGAAAGCGCGGCGCAGTCCGCAGTAA
- the rpsP gene encoding 30S ribosomal protein S16: protein MAVVIRLTRRGAKKKPFYRVVATDSRSPRDGKFLEIIGTYDPLKTEDAVKIDAEKAQSWIQKGAKPSRTVATLLKQAGVGQ, encoded by the coding sequence TTGGCAGTAGTCATTCGCTTAACCCGACGAGGAGCAAAAAAGAAGCCGTTTTACCGGGTGGTCGCTACCGATTCCCGGTCGCCGCGTGACGGTAAGTTTCTGGAGATCATCGGAACTTACGATCCGCTGAAGACCGAGGACGCTGTGAAGATCGACGCCGAGAAAGCGCAGAGCTGGATTCAGAAAGGCGCCAAACCTTCGCGTACGGTGGCCACCCTGCTCAAGCAGGCTGGCGTCGGCCAGTAA
- a CDS encoding tetratricopeptide repeat protein yields the protein MRGEWRAVVAGLLIMTVACAGPAMKPDAVEPDSQAVLGPEKKTAAAQLKRKTTLPPKKKSAAKKKQPQPSDEHHLEIDTKVEGVQALVDRAMVLTFGFNHAEANKLFKQAADKDPNCAACYWGAAYVLGPNINAPMEQSSVDEAFSLARKAYQLRHKARTRNRALIEALVHRYGPDPIPDRTHLDEAYAQAMRGVARKFPDDALVQALLAEALMDLHPWQYWQEDGSPQPYTPEILAALDDALSLNPDHLLANHLHIHAVEASPNPERAEKSADRLRRLAPSAGHLLHMPAHIYMRLGRYADAAEVNRTAIGHDEAYQADANPEGLYPLAYMPHNRHFLVIALAESGQGRNAVKQAFELAQSIDTAKMREPGYGTLQHFWIMPLYIMVRFGQWDEILTQPSPDAALKYPKGVWHYSRGRALAALGRLVEAEQELRQLERLAKHPFLLDVTIWDVNTTAHLLQIATQVLAGELAYQHGDMDAAIQHLEEAVEREDALTYEEPPSWYYPARQSLGWVLLEAGRFEEAEWVYREDLDRHRENGWSLKGLQQSLEGQGRIADVRQVKKRFDKAWRNADVPIARSRI from the coding sequence ATGCGAGGCGAATGGCGAGCGGTGGTGGCGGGTCTGCTGATCATGACCGTGGCCTGTGCGGGACCGGCGATGAAACCGGACGCGGTGGAACCGGATTCGCAGGCGGTGCTGGGACCGGAGAAAAAAACGGCGGCCGCGCAGTTGAAAAGAAAGACCACGCTTCCACCTAAAAAGAAATCCGCGGCAAAGAAAAAACAACCCCAGCCGTCCGACGAACATCACCTGGAAATCGACACGAAGGTCGAGGGCGTGCAGGCGCTGGTGGACCGCGCCATGGTGCTGACCTTCGGTTTCAATCACGCCGAGGCCAACAAGCTGTTCAAGCAGGCGGCGGACAAAGACCCGAACTGCGCCGCCTGTTACTGGGGCGCGGCGTACGTGCTCGGGCCCAACATCAACGCGCCGATGGAACAGTCGTCCGTCGACGAAGCGTTCAGCCTGGCGCGCAAGGCGTATCAACTGCGCCACAAGGCCAGGACGCGCAACCGCGCGCTCATCGAAGCGCTGGTACACCGTTACGGTCCCGATCCCATTCCCGACCGCACGCATCTCGATGAAGCCTACGCACAGGCCATGCGCGGCGTGGCGCGTAAATTTCCCGATGACGCCCTGGTGCAGGCGCTTTTGGCCGAGGCGTTGATGGACCTGCACCCGTGGCAGTACTGGCAGGAGGACGGCTCGCCGCAACCGTACACGCCGGAGATTCTCGCCGCGCTCGATGACGCCCTGAGCCTCAACCCCGATCACCTGCTGGCGAACCATCTGCACATCCACGCGGTGGAAGCGTCGCCTAATCCCGAACGCGCCGAAAAGAGCGCCGACCGACTGCGCCGCCTCGCGCCGTCCGCCGGGCATCTGCTCCACATGCCGGCGCACATCTACATGCGCCTCGGCCGCTACGCCGACGCGGCAGAGGTCAACCGCACCGCCATCGGCCACGATGAGGCGTACCAGGCCGATGCCAATCCGGAAGGACTCTACCCGCTCGCCTACATGCCGCACAATCGGCATTTCCTGGTGATCGCGCTGGCGGAATCCGGGCAGGGCCGCAACGCCGTCAAGCAGGCGTTCGAGCTGGCGCAGAGTATCGACACCGCCAAAATGCGCGAGCCGGGTTATGGCACGCTCCAGCATTTCTGGATCATGCCGCTGTACATCATGGTGCGTTTCGGGCAATGGGATGAAATCCTCACCCAGCCGTCGCCCGACGCGGCACTCAAGTACCCGAAAGGCGTGTGGCACTACTCGCGCGGACGGGCCCTCGCCGCGCTGGGGCGTCTCGTCGAGGCCGAACAGGAACTGCGCCAGCTGGAGCGGCTCGCCAAGCATCCGTTCCTGCTGGACGTGACCATCTGGGACGTCAACACCACCGCGCACCTGTTGCAGATCGCGACCCAGGTTCTGGCGGGAGAACTGGCATATCAGCACGGCGACATGGACGCGGCGATCCAACATCTGGAAGAAGCGGTGGAGCGGGAAGATGCGCTCACCTATGAAGAACCGCCGTCGTGGTATTACCCGGCGAGGCAGTCTTTGGGATGGGTTCTCTTGGAGGCCGGGCGGTTCGAGGAGGCCGAGTGGGTGTACCGCGAGGACCTCGACCGGCACCGTGAAAACGGATGGTCGTTGAAAGGACTTCAGCAAAGCCTGGAAGGGCAGGGCCGCATCGCCGATGTAAGGCAGGTGAAAAAACGGTTCGACAAAGCCTGGCGTAATGCCGACGTGCCCATCGCGCGGTCGCGTATTTAG
- the queC gene encoding 7-cyano-7-deazaguanine synthase QueC: protein MKKAIVLLSGGLDSTTVLAIARNEGFQPFTLSFDYGQRHRIELERAAVVAEALGAKDHRVVSVDLAQFGGSALTADIAVPTGRTAKEMAGEVPVTYVPARNTVFLSYALAYAEVTGSHDLFIGVNALDYSGYPDCRPEYIKAFETMANLATKAGVEGTERLTIHTPLIEMTKAEIIKKGLALGVDYGLTHSCYDPRPGGVPCGACDSCMLRKKGFDEAGVEDPLLQRGT from the coding sequence ATGAAAAAAGCCATTGTACTACTCAGCGGAGGACTGGACTCCACAACCGTGCTGGCCATCGCGCGGAATGAAGGATTTCAACCTTTTACCCTCAGTTTCGACTACGGGCAGAGGCACCGGATCGAGCTCGAGCGCGCGGCGGTGGTGGCTGAGGCGTTGGGCGCGAAGGACCACCGGGTGGTTTCGGTGGACCTCGCCCAGTTCGGCGGCTCGGCGCTGACGGCCGACATCGCGGTGCCGACGGGTCGTACTGCCAAGGAGATGGCGGGGGAGGTTCCGGTCACCTACGTCCCGGCGAGGAACACGGTGTTTCTCTCCTACGCGCTGGCGTATGCGGAGGTGACGGGGTCGCACGACCTCTTTATCGGCGTCAATGCCCTCGATTACTCCGGCTACCCGGACTGCCGTCCGGAATACATCAAGGCGTTCGAGACGATGGCCAATCTCGCCACCAAGGCCGGGGTGGAGGGAACGGAGCGGTTGACGATCCACACACCCCTGATCGAGATGACCAAGGCTGAAATCATCAAAAAAGGGTTGGCGCTGGGCGTCGATTACGGCCTCACCCACAGCTGTTACGATCCCAGACCCGGCGGCGTCCCTTGCGGTGCCTGCGACAGTTGCATGCTACGCAAAAAAGGCTTCGATGAAGCGGGCGTGGAAGATCCCCTCCTGCAACGCGGTACCTGA
- a CDS encoding KH domain-containing protein, producing the protein MKDLIEIIAKALVDHPEEVNIREVEGEKTTVLELRVAKDDLGKVIGKQGKTARAMRTILNANATKLKKRAVLEIIE; encoded by the coding sequence ATGAAAGATCTAATTGAAATTATCGCGAAAGCGTTGGTGGACCATCCGGAAGAAGTCAATATTCGGGAAGTTGAAGGGGAGAAGACCACGGTGCTCGAGTTGAGAGTCGCCAAGGACGATCTCGGAAAGGTGATCGGCAAGCAGGGCAAAACCGCCCGCGCCATGCGCACCATCCTCAACGCCAACGCCACCAAACTCAAGAAACGCGCCGTGCTGGAGATCATTGAGTGA
- a CDS encoding peptidoglycan recognition protein family protein: MEEQLLERLNAAALALKIQKPFDGRTTLATNKQGKKWKRRDPDALQGMVWHQELGWGSIEAVARYHTGPDSHLHAGGVESIAYTFAIRKNGQVVLCNDLDRAPWSQGYAGRKGDENAEFLSVMFEGFFQGTGVDDPSAGHPNDRQLLSGLVLWRICQDLWKWKAGDLYGHFLFGKPACPGDTLQTVVEAVRFNAPKKRKRKFTTVRQRQQGLKDCGFYKWKVDGLWGPGSRAALIAFQKECGLAADGLWGPNTEAALLGKLEE; the protein is encoded by the coding sequence ATGGAAGAACAATTGCTGGAACGCCTGAACGCGGCGGCGCTGGCGCTCAAAATCCAAAAACCGTTCGACGGACGCACCACCCTCGCCACCAACAAGCAGGGCAAGAAATGGAAACGCCGCGATCCGGATGCCCTGCAGGGCATGGTATGGCATCAGGAACTGGGATGGGGGTCGATCGAGGCGGTCGCGCGTTACCATACCGGACCCGACAGCCACCTGCACGCGGGCGGGGTGGAGTCCATCGCCTACACCTTCGCCATCCGCAAGAACGGACAGGTGGTGCTGTGCAACGACCTCGACCGCGCCCCCTGGTCGCAGGGCTACGCCGGCAGGAAAGGCGACGAGAACGCGGAGTTTTTGTCGGTGATGTTCGAAGGCTTCTTTCAGGGAACGGGCGTGGACGATCCCAGCGCCGGGCACCCCAACGACCGGCAACTGCTCTCCGGCCTCGTACTATGGAGAATCTGCCAGGACCTGTGGAAGTGGAAGGCGGGCGACCTCTACGGCCATTTCCTGTTCGGCAAACCCGCCTGCCCCGGTGACACGTTGCAGACCGTGGTTGAAGCCGTGCGCTTCAACGCGCCCAAAAAACGCAAGCGCAAGTTCACCACGGTGCGCCAGCGGCAGCAGGGTCTCAAGGACTGCGGATTTTATAAATGGAAGGTGGATGGCTTATGGGGCCCCGGCTCCCGCGCCGCGTTGATCGCATTCCAGAAGGAATGTGGCCTCGCCGCCGACGGCCTGTGGGGACCCAACACCGAAGCCGCCCTGCTGGGAAAACTGGAAGAATAA
- the rimM gene encoding ribosome maturation factor RimM (Essential for efficient processing of 16S rRNA), producing the protein MEWIAVGRVTKPHGLKGELKLHPFVSDTSLLKTIRHGRMETDGGPREWVIESVRGAGIPLIIKFQHCDTPEQARELAGNTLEVPDTDFPGLAEGEYYWFQVLNLRVYDEDGRFYGIVEEIIETGSNDVYVVKDGDKELLLPMIDSVVKKIDLDNRTLIFHKVEGLVEDHPV; encoded by the coding sequence ATGGAATGGATTGCGGTCGGACGGGTCACCAAACCCCACGGGCTGAAAGGGGAACTCAAGCTCCACCCTTTCGTGTCCGACACCTCTCTCCTGAAAACCATCCGGCACGGACGGATGGAGACGGACGGCGGTCCCCGCGAATGGGTCATTGAGTCGGTTCGCGGCGCAGGCATCCCCCTCATCATCAAATTTCAGCACTGCGACACCCCGGAGCAGGCACGGGAGTTGGCCGGAAATACGCTGGAAGTGCCGGACACGGATTTCCCCGGCCTGGCCGAAGGCGAATATTACTGGTTCCAGGTCCTCAATCTCCGCGTGTACGACGAAGACGGCCGCTTCTACGGCATCGTTGAGGAAATCATCGAAACCGGAAGCAACGACGTGTACGTCGTGAAAGACGGCGACAAGGAACTCCTCCTGCCGATGATTGATTCCGTCGTCAAAAAAATCGATCTCGATAACCGCACCCTCATTTTTCACAAGGTCGAAGGACTCGTTGAAGACCATCCGGTTTGA
- the moaB gene encoding molybdenum cofactor biosynthesis protein B, whose translation MDAPAGKIVNIAIMTVSDTRTEADDKSGNTLVERAQKAGHKVVDRKIVKDEIDLIQKQLKEWIASPDVDVVISTGGTGVTGRDVTPEAFEALYDKSIPGFGELFRWLSYQNIKTSTIQSRATGGVANGTFLFALPGSTGACKDAWDGILVHQLNSNNPPCNLVELMPRLLEK comes from the coding sequence ATGGATGCACCTGCGGGCAAAATTGTGAACATCGCCATCATGACCGTTTCCGACACGCGCACGGAAGCCGACGACAAATCCGGCAACACGCTGGTCGAGCGCGCTCAGAAAGCGGGCCACAAGGTGGTAGACCGGAAAATCGTGAAGGACGAGATCGACCTCATCCAGAAACAGCTGAAGGAATGGATCGCGTCGCCGGACGTGGACGTGGTGATCTCTACCGGGGGCACCGGCGTGACCGGTCGCGACGTGACGCCGGAGGCGTTCGAGGCGTTGTACGACAAATCCATTCCCGGTTTCGGCGAATTGTTCCGCTGGCTGAGTTACCAGAACATCAAGACCTCGACCATCCAGTCGCGCGCCACCGGCGGCGTCGCCAACGGCACGTTCCTGTTCGCGCTTCCGGGCTCCACGGGAGCCTGCAAGGATGCGTGGGACGGCATTTTGGTGCACCAGCTCAACAGCAACAACCCGCCGTGCAACCTGGTGGAGTTGATGCCGCGCCTGCTGGAGAAATAG